Below is a genomic region from Zerene cesonia ecotype Mississippi chromosome Z, Zerene_cesonia_1.1, whole genome shotgun sequence.
TTCGAATGCAGTTTCAAATACAATTACTATACATTATGAACGCATTCGggtttaatttactttacgAATATAGGTTTTTAGCTGCGCTCCGCAGTTTCACCTGCGCAAGTcggtatcccataggaatatcgggataaaaaactgcctatatattattcaagttgtccagctatctacgtacctaatttcattgcaatcggttcagtagtttttgcttgaaagagcaacaaacacacatacatccttacaaactttcgcatttataatattagtaggattattaagATTTGGTAATTccccaaaaaatattataaaaatttataatgcagtgaacatatgtattaaaaacgcttactttaattatttcagtcttcattattattgctgtttatttatttatgcaacaCACATATTGACTTGGGCATAAACAGTTACATCTTATAGCTATAAAACGAACTTGATTTTGAATCATActtattcttaataaatttaccgtagctattattataagtaatattctctataaaagtaatattctcaataataatatgctgAGAAGTCACCTTTTCaatgtatatgtttataactGTATATAATCTCAATCAGTCTTTAAAACTCCACTTCGtcactgatttaaaaaaactagtgGTCACCGGCTGATGGACTTTCgatcacaatttttattaatttaatatagtttttatatactttttcaagaaaaaatattgaataaataaaataattgttttttttacgattgacctgcaaaataaatattaaagtaaataaataacatgttcCATCTAACGATAATTTAACTAGCCACTTTTACAGCGCAAATCGTAATTTTTCTATAAGACAGAATGCATTTTGACCGTACAATATCGCGACTGTACattttttacgtttataaACGTCCAAAGTCCAAACTCTCTACACAGACAAGAAAATAATCAAAgccatttgtaatatattttcttaaacaaaAGCAACACCCGTATAAGGGTACTAAGTCTGGGTCGTGTTGAGAGAGGAGGTAAGaataaaatcgatattttggattttttaattcaactaacttattagttatttttagtcGCATTTCATTTTTTGGGAAACTATAACATTAGTTAAACAGGAGGACCTTGGTCAAATACTCGTAAGAAGGGACTTATAATTGtaagataaataatgaagCTATTATTAGCTTACTTGTGGAAAGACTTTCGCAGCCACTGTAcagtcacagtcggcaatggagctgatggtacgcctgatggtaagcgctaccaccgcccatgaacatttggagaggcgtaaggtccattgcagaccttacacctatgcaaatggattgccgacgtTAAATTGGGAAGGAATTAAGAAAGGTCTGGCGAGAGGAACaaaagaaaggactgggaagcataaggaaaaggatatgggcctccatattattttaccatatttttatattaaatattggttTAATTTATCGACATTATAAAACGTTAACAAAACTGGCGCaatgacaaaaataattcGGTTGTTGAAAACGTTAaaccattatatattttaatttttttgtggaCAGATGTGCCATACAATTTGTATGGAGCTGTTCTTTTTCCCTGGATCAGTCATAACGTGTACTGATCCAGGGAAAAAGACTGATCCGAGTCTTGACAGACGGTTTGCCACTGCGACGATCAGTCGCGATCAGTCGCGATCAAACGCTCGCATCGTATGAGTGTGAACGAATGTTTCGTCAAGACTATCCCCCTCCACCTATAGTGAAATTATTCCAAGAGATTGCCGAAAGAGGAAACAGACATTCGAAAGTAGTTAAAGAACTTTGTCTCATCATTCCTTAATTCACTCATCTGTGTTATGTTTCAAACGTCCCTGTTGAAAATCTATCTCAAAGTAAAGGATGCACCCAATGTTTTATTCGTTTTCCACATCATTTTCGTCTCATTCGTCTTAAATACcatcaaaatatgaaaatatcatcGTCACCGTCCATTGCGTACGAAATACAAATGTAAACTAGCGACGAGATGAACCCCGGCTATCCAGCAAATCAAACTAATCGGATATAATGCAGGCACCCTTAGGTTTCAGGGCAAAAATCTGCTCGGATAAGTGGGACCTAACCTAACTAACCTTCTTTATGCATAACTGGCTCTTATGCATAAAGAAGGTTAggtgaaatatattatgataggCCATTTTTTTgcttaagaatataaatagtagCAATGCagtcataaaattgtattaataaaaatttaacatacaaGGTTTTAACTGagttatcatatatatttcgatttattatattggcaCCACAGAATATATATGCGGGTAAAATTAAAGAACGAGACACGCTGCCCTAATCATAGATACCTCTCGGCTCAAATAATCGTCCAAATCACAGTTAGCCCAACTGAAAATGAAAGCCCTGTTTGTATCTTACGTCCAGTCCAGATTTAGTCTTTGAAgcaaacaaaattcaaatttcaatgtcAAGGGATTATAGATAGGGTTTGAATGTGAATTCAGaattgtcaaatgtcaattgtCAGTTGTCACTACAATAAGTACCCACTCCATAACCCGCTCAATAGTGTAGTACTCACTTCTCGTGTCTGACTGTTTTGTTCATGTTTccaattaattagttatttattcgttacaattttaatgttgtctcataataaggaaaattcaaaatgatatGTAATCTCTATTAGGACCTCGTATTGGGTAATAGTCATCACAACGTACATATGTGAAATGATTTTCCTGTCACAAAATAACTAGCCTGCTTCATAATCAATACATAGCAACAAGAACGAAGATACCGAAATTTAACAGAAAGTCGGTAAGATGGATAACAATTTATCCTTGAAGAAGCTATTTTCTTCGTACCAAAAATGGGTTATTAAGAATCCCAGTCTTGTAACTGATGTAGAAACTGTAGCGACTTGGTCTTCGTATTTTATAGCTgggaaaataaacaaatcaccAATTGTTTCTGAACTCGTGTACGCATTATCGAAACTGTTATCATTATTCAATGACAAAATCATAAAAGATGCTTACGGCAATGATGTACCCCATTACAGTTTacaagaacaaataaaattatggttGACAATTACTCATTATTGTGAAGTATTTGTTGAACTAGTTGTGAGGCATAAATGGGGAACAAGAGGTAAATGGACAGCCGCcacaattttacaattattcaaGTGCTCCTCAGCTTTAGTGTTGCTGTACAGATTCAAAGAAATCACAATACAGCATCCTCCAATACCAGCCTTACAAAGGAAGAAAAAAGTAGCTGAGGCTATGGATTCTGAAGACaattcaaatgaatttttcaCATTGAAGAGATCGGGCAGAGTGATTCGACGTGTAGAAGGTGCCCCACCTGTTGGATTACGGGATTGGCAGCCAATTAAGATAAAAGATGAAAGTGTACATTccataatgcaaataaaagaTTTGAAAAATGCTGAATTGTTACATGTATTGAAACCAATAATACATCTGGCTGCAATGAAAGTTTTTGGTACCAAGTCTTGGAAACAATGGCTGTTAGCCTTAGGCTTGGATATTGCCAGTTTCAGACTGTACAATCGGCACATGGAGGAGTTAAACTATGACCAAAGGTTAGAAATAAGCCGTAGAAAGCTCAGTCTTGTACTTTACTTGTTGAGAAGTCCAATGTACAATGGGTATTCTAAAAATGTCATTGAAAACATCTTAAAATCAACATCAAACACAATTCCAGCAATGTCCTTTGTTTGCGGACCGATCTTACAATATTTGAACCATTGGCAAGATATTTACTTCTATATGTGGGCTATGTAGAAGAATGgtttatataacttaataatttaaaaatgtgtttgttttcatgttttatttttgggtTTATaactagatttatttttttttatgtatgaaaagctaaatttataaataggcATAAGCTCATAACTGGTTATACATTTCTATCAATGAATATCAGTGCTAATATTTACAAgaaagtttgtataaaatctttatattctataccttatgtatattatctatagTTGTTGTGATTTACTGGtgtaacatttttctttttatataagttttattgtgtttcgttTACTGTATTGCCAGTTGTCATGGGATTGGTAAGTAGTGATTAAGAGAACTTTCAATCGGATGGATTCGGgggataaataaaatcgactttgcaattttattgtattttatttaatattcaaccaATACAGTACATATTAATTTGCATAGGGCCATCAAAACTATCCAtagtataattgaaattattttaatgtattatacatCAAAGTACAGTTACAGTACAGTTTACAGTAGTTAATATCTGAGATCGAAGTccagtattataaattaaaattggagACCAAAGACATTCCAACAGGGATGCTAATATATGTCATCTTCCGATCTGTTTAAAGGccctaaatattttatttttttattgggacaatataattttcttaattgttAGTTTCTTAATtagtcatatatattatatatttaaacttatattatcCTGCCCcaaaaatattgttgataataataaacaattttcctAACTATtctaatttaactaaaaaacgattaaagcataaaaaaaacttttgatCACAGGCGCAGCAAAATTCCTTCCAgctataatagaatatttagcctcataaagtattatatatgtttacacATTTGAATCGCCAATGTCTACGAGCATAAATACAGACAATACAtcagttttttaaaataattcgacTAAATAGTTTGCCCGGCATTTCTCGTGATACGTATAGTCTTTAGCTATCACGGGTCTAAATTACCACcgctgaaataatttttaaatcaatccaGTAACTACTTTAATTAGcatgttcaaataaacaaatgccatattttataaacaagatTTTTAAAGTCCGTTGCTACGCccataattaaacttattccTAACATAGATTTGTAcgtattaatacaaaatactaaaCACAATAACAGATTATGATTTAGtgccatttaataattaatacttacaTATACGGTTCGGATAATTGGCGGATGAATATTCTCGCAAAGAtcagtttataattaaagagaTTTTGTTATATCTTACAACGCGTTTGTTTAGTTAACGATATGACAAATAAAACAGGCTCTCCAAAAATGAATTGCAGTTTTTAAGCATAggaaataagtttatatatatttaattcaaatagttaatattttcatatcccAAAAAGCACCTTATTctctcaataaaatatagctaagcatatattttttttttaattaaaatatttgcattaatgatataaaactattaaattactgtaaattaatttcattcacatttaatatacttatataaaacagttatttttttcaattattgttataaatttagtttcgTTTTTCATGtagtaataaattagtaattgaatttatttattttatcacatgCTTCCGGCCAGGGGCGTAGCTTAATGGGACCGAGATAGCTTATCCCGTAAAACAAGATATGGATTCGAAATTAATTTCTAGACAATAATATATGCAATCACTTATAGTAACTAATAGTAACCATTGCCACACCCCTAAGATCTTAAGCTATGTTCAAGATAAGAATTAGATTACtttcataaatacttaaacaCATGAAGTATATTGGGATTATAacgataaatttattgttggGACGTCCTActtggttattttattaaaatttactctAAAATGGCACCACCTAAATCCAAGTCGTGAAGGAATAGACTGCTTCAGTTGTGTATCtttcatttaaacatattttaggattaaattttatatcaatataaccCCAATGCACTTTAAGTGATTGATAGAGCAATGTACTTGAGTGATGTAATAATTagagacattttttatactaagCTCATAAAACGTTTAACAAAATACCGATTACGCAGTACTTCCTAAAATTGACCAACAAAGCGTGGTATGTTTTACGAATCGACTTAACATCCTTTTGTGTGCTGTAGGAATGttgttcataattttaagatatttaacaattacaataatacaataaaaattacaaataatacgtAGATTGTGTAAAATGCAGTAACACAAATCCAAAAGTGTAAAACATTGTGTTGTGGACTTAacagttattaataaacagaCGACTGCTGTTGCGAGGGCATTCTTCAAAACAGATATttctgaaacaaataataaacttagtGTTTGGTAGaacaaaattgttacaaaGCCCATGGTTTCACTAGAGACAAAAAGCACCCTCTGTGCTAATCCAAAGTTCTATAtatcaaactcaaataattatttattcatttcaaattatttaagaagCACTCTTAATCGACATAACTTAGTTTTAGCATTTACCTCCGTTTACCATTAATCTTTGTACCCAGATATAGATCCGATCTTCTAAAGCAgcttacaaatttataatagtagtaaaaTTTACCCACAATATAcgtgtatttatatacatatttagtacTGGTTGACCTACGCAATTTCGTCTgctgacaaaaaaaatagtttttgctacatttttcattaatgtttCGTTCAACCTATTGGTTGTACCATGAAGAAgatcttatcttatatctataaaacttTCCCTATTAAAGGACTACAAGGCAGAGATAAACCTTTCAATCTAGTAATTCTCCAGATACTCAGTATAAGCATAAACAGATATAATACTGGTATGTACCAGATCTTAGTTGTTCAGCCAGTCCCAAGAGTCATCATCCCCTTTCTTCTTGATCTGGATGTTCTTCACATCTGGCGGTGGGCTTGAAATGCCCACTTGCGACAGATCACGAGTGTCCAGATTATTGCGGGTGGTCACAGACTCCTTCCATGGTTGGGTTTGCTCGTTCCTGTGTAGATAAgtgtatataacatatagtagtagatgttacatgtcaaccaataaatttataatgtagggaaaaatataaacaccgAACGTGTACCCTACTTAATTATCTGtgcaaaattacttttaaacaaaaatactcaACTCAATATCGTTAAAttgtttgcatttaaatttgtaggtAATAAAACGACCaacttaaaacatatttaccaCTTGGAATACGGCTCCGAAGTGGAGTTCTTCATAGCTCCATAGCTTTGAGGCTGGTTTTGCATCCCAGAGTTGCTCGCGCGGCGCAGTTCCGTAGTCCCTCCCAACGAGGTCCATCCACCACGGTTGTTTAcctaacataaataaaaaattattattactttttctattttttaaccCATACTattcttactaatataaatgagtgtgtgattatttatttgtttgtccatttatctttctttcacgtcgcaaacAGAGCGTGTTCATGATATGATTCTTATAAACATAAGTACAGACACAGTTAGTACCTTCATGACTCATGGTTTACTGtactcatttttaattttcttatgttaGAAATGAAAAAGTATGGAATTTGggttcatattttaaataaggaaatagtttatatagaaacaatattgtataatttctttattgaaCAAGTGATAAGGTAAAAAGATATGAAGATTATCAATTTCCATTTCCAATGTTTGGAAGCAATAATATCAATGTAGCTTGACATTTGcgtcatatataaattaactattcaAGGCTGTTGCAACAGCCTGGCAATACTCGTTCATGCTTCAATCAATAACTTCatcaatttttcataatactGATACTAGGCCACGTAAGCTACTTTTCACCTACGataacatctcattcccacTAGAATTTACATTGGCAAGCGACCGCAGCCGCGGGCGGTAttctatcataatataaagagaTTTTTGAATCTAATTTGATTATATACTGCTTATATTAATGGATGCAAGCTTCTTTATTACCGTTTAtctaaaaactaaattgttCACGTCACGTCAAAAGACAGCACACAGTTATAGAAGAACCtatccataaaatataatatgatattgacggaggtttttttttgcatattttggTTAATAAGTTTCGCTAACTATTTTCTGTACCTATAATTTCGAAAAGTATAGTATAAGTTGTAGGTTACATGGTTGCCCCCTCCTCTGTACAAAATATCTGCCAACAGTCAACTCAActcaattttcaaattatacaaGAAAAGCGGATGAGGGCAAATGGGgaaaccaaattaaaaaacgcTTCGCTCGGTCTACATCGAGGAATCTATTGTTACACGATTAatattgtcataaaaaaaattaaaatgaccCAGAATCTTCAAAAAAAGGCGACTCGACGCCATTTTTTCAACATGGCGAAAGAGATTTCAAATTCGAAAAGTGCATAAAATCACCCATTTTCTAAACCCCTTGGAAACTTTCTAGATCAAACTGACTGTACTAAGCATTGAACGAATAGCATTGaacgaattttataaataattaagctaACCTTTCTTCGATCAATAATAGGTACCTATTGATCGAAGTtaccttattaaaaaatttaaatgtggtGTTGATGAAAATAAGATCATTGGACAAAAACCCaccactaaaataaaatataagtactaTACTCTACTTaagacacaaaaatataatatcatacatatatcttaataattgttttatagaaacaaCTGGATTTAATTGAACCACAAcagtcatttttattattttttttatccagCGCTACGCAATCGTATCTATCAAAATTGGTTTGACTTAAATATACAGctacagtttttattataaatctattctaatgataataaatatgcatagGTCAATCAATTTAATCTGTCCGATTGAACATCGAGTCTAAGGGGGTCGGTTACttgtattacttatataacttCGAAAGTACTGATCCGATCATGAAAATTCTTGGAGAATGGTCGCGGATCCCCCCTTTTTCGACAGAGGAATTCCACCTTCCTTCCTCCACaacattatttactatttaatgcatataatataatatatataaaatcaaagacAGAAAAGTAAACTGTTAATGATTCAGCAATATCAATTCTAAACAGCTTTAACACTTATACTTTATTAGATTAGACAAGTGAAAGTGACGCTAAGGTTCGCTATAATTGAGCAGAAA
It encodes:
- the LOC119835452 gene encoding peroxisomal membrane protein PEX16, which encodes MDNNLSLKKLFSSYQKWVIKNPSLVTDVETVATWSSYFIAGKINKSPIVSELVYALSKLLSLFNDKIIKDAYGNDVPHYSLQEQIKLWLTITHYCEVFVELVVRHKWGTRGKWTAATILQLFKCSSALVLLYRFKEITIQHPPIPALQRKKKVAEAMDSEDNSNEFFTLKRSGRVIRRVEGAPPVGLRDWQPIKIKDESVHSIMQIKDLKNAELLHVLKPIIHLAAMKVFGTKSWKQWLLALGLDIASFRLYNRHMEELNYDQRLEISRRKLSLVLYLLRSPMYNGYSKNVIENILKSTSNTIPAMSFVCGPILQYLNHWQDIYFYMWAM